A single Maniola hyperantus chromosome 11, iAphHyp1.2, whole genome shotgun sequence DNA region contains:
- the bdg gene encoding sodium-dependent transporter bedraggled yields MEVVNMDDGRYEQTECLPGSSADSDASSSIFESNDSSEQTSDTEKPSDEEDLREDLQKNLASFYKSDSNASRTSNDITDDEEFQATALCQFMDILNDLDEVLDKSLLACLDDGTKSFDSDDEDLICKINKCIADKEDKSEHSISQSSIDDTTQVIMGPVAQVSQSTEEIDITHSESLPRIHFGRSKSYTDLPRSNSEVSALSLERVNTFDDNLRNSMRRLDPIVLPAINTQESSHASCEPLTLPVILFVEHHVNMRPTSAPIQLQVSAANVSSDGPSGPLIVGRRTLLMNRALSLPSPGDSDVTAIDWSERNSRNVARSASGSSSSSESLIGVVPITPSAFTASEDRNEENEAPPFGVWPHRMSAMLACLSCTVGIFNISRFAIFSVHFGASFIVQFFILSLLIGIPLFTLHLCLGQVLESGPVDMWRISPIFQGVGVSLLLTQAVIGMYSIIGLSWIFVYFRDSFITSDDRYKWALPHEFSFEDMTHRNSSIRIQETLPQYFHGEVLQRNLNSNSFGTIKFQVAFNLAVVWMIVFVSLSKGLRSYGKAVYMLIFLPICGTLVLCTKLLTLIPYDSVTNIFSETEWSEFFINSNSWAAAAQETFLTWGLLGACIMQLTSHKDAKNKTNIMLQKESACIVAFTFAVLLLGSFLANTCVQILKNHGYHFVPSSFETIKASQFLWPMADPLPGNTVSTPVRYMGHYGSLVGVTVWRTGNTARAFSGWQPLQLATQIVPATLAVLPANVLSPAWAVIFYFILIMFGLAQQLAIWHCVITGIMAINARALRVWETTITFLSCVFGLAMGLLLCTDAGIKIVHFIDYVWVGCWWQCVVQVALAIGVFVVRGRPYSPDVVVAALYSTRTRLSATFAALLSFTWTVVLPVLLCAICVMDFRVGQQRQMYSWRKPIGYWPVWCRQVAVILQQGALLLVPLAAFVQTWRYISKGPPDILERVQNLYRPRMNEAGEALPAASLTRDAPTLEPTPDPPPKYTPPPSYSTATGARLLNTLRRSFRTLRRITSSRTPSHHDDTSQIPITLSESVDRQSHNSGATPSVTITDETDNTQTLYTNHQLNMNQPLNRNQQLNRNRPTSSRNSLTLTRDFLRRSFVRKSDSAKSIRSSLRRSFKYGGGLTTSHEHLVRDVEPISNTVAMSAVSEPTSHTRSLGSVI; encoded by the exons TTGCTTGCGTGTCTCGACGATGGAACGAAATCGTTCGACAGCGATGACGAAGATCTCATATGCAAAATCAATAAATGTATCGCTGATAAGGAAGATAAATCCGAACATTCTATATCCCAAAGCAGTATAGATGATACTACGCAAGTTATAATGGGCCCTGTTGCCCAAGTATCACAATCGACAGAAGAAATCGATATAACACACAGCGAATCCCTGCCGCGAATACATTTTGGTCGTTCCAAGAGTTATACAGATCTGCCTAGGAGTAACAGTGAAGTTTCTGCTTTATCTTTAGAAAGGGTGAATACCTTTGATGATAATTTACGGAATTCCATGAGGAGATTGGACCCTATAGTACTGCCGGCGATAAATACACAAGAATCATCACACGCATCATGCGAACCTTTGACTTTACCTGTTATATTATTTGTAGAACATCACGTTAATATGCGGCCGACTAGTGCACCTATACAGCTTCAAGTTTCGGCCGCTAATGTTAGTAGCGACGGACCTTCGGGGCCACTTATTGTGGGGAGAAGGACGTTGCTTATGAATAGGGCTTTGTCTTTGCCTTCGCCAGGCGACAGCGATGTTACAGCTATCGACTGGTCGGAGCGCAATTCGAGGAATGTGGCCAGAAGTGCGAGCGGATCCAGTTCTTCGAGTGAATCTTTGATTGGCGTAGTGCCGATAACTCCCAGTGCGTTTACTGCTTCTGAAGATAG AAATGAAGAGAATGAAGCACCTCCTTTTGGAGTGTGGCCGCACAGGATGAGCGCAATGCTGGCCTGCCTCAGCTGCACTGTGGGCATATTTAACATCTCTCGGTTTGCTATATTTAGCGTACATTTTGGAG CAAGTTTCATCGTccagttttttatattatcCCTCCTAATTGGAATACCACTATTCACCCTACACTTGTGCTTGGGCCAAGTACTGGAATCAGGACCGGTTGACATGTGGAGGATATCACCAATATTCCAAGGTGTCGGGGTGTCCCTGTTGCTAACACAAGCTGTGATCGGGATGTACAGCATAATTGGCCTCTCGTGGATTTTTGTGTACTTTCGAGACTCGTTTATAACTTCCGATGATCGATACAAATGGGCGCTGCCGCATGAGTTTAGTTTTGAAG ATATGACCCATAGGAACAGTTCAATCAGAATCCAAGAGACATTACCACAGTACTTTCACGGAGAGGTGCTCCAACGTAACTTAAACTCCAACTCCTTCGGCACGATCAAGTTTCAAGTAGCATTCAATTTGGCCGTAGTTTGGATGATTGTTTTTGTCTCTCTAAGTAAAGGATTGAGGTCATACGGCAAG GCTGTATACATGCTCATCTTCCTACCAATTTGCGGCACTTTAGTACTTTGTACTAAGCTTCTAACCCTGATACCGTACGACTCGGTTACCAATATATTCTCTGAGACTGAATGGAgcgaattttttattaatagtaaT AGTTGGGCCGCGGCCGCACAAGAGACTTTCCTGACTTGGGGTCTGCTCGGGGCCTGCATAATGCAGCTAACCTCCCACAAGGATGCGAAGAACAAAACTAACATAATGCTGCAGAAGGAAAGCGCTTGTATAGTAGCTTTCACATTCGCAGTACTCCTGCTTGGGTCGTTCTTAGCCAATACTTGTGTACAGATATTGAAGAACCATGGATATCATTTTGTACCGAGCAGTTTTG aaACTATAAAAGCATCACAATTCCTCTGGCCGATGGCTGATCCTTTGCCTGGCAACACCGTCTCAACCCCAGTGCGGTACATGGGCCATTATGGCAGCTTGGTGGGCGTCACTGTGTGGCGAACTGGCAACACCGCGCGCGCGTTTAGCGGCTGGCAACCCTTGCAGCTGGCCACGCAGATAGTGCCCGCGACTCTAGCCGTGCTACCTGCCAATGTG CTGTCGCCCGCGTGGGCGGTGATCTTCTACTTCATCCTCATCATGTTCGGGCTGGCGCAGCAGCTCGCGATCTGGCACTGCGTCATCACGGGCATCATGGCCATCAACGCGCGGGCTCTGCGCGTGTGGGAGACCACCATCACATTCCTTAGCTGCGTGTTCGGACTCGCGATGGGCCTGCTTCTATGCACTGAT GCGGGTATAAAGATAGTACACTTCATAGACTACGTGTGGGTGGGGTGCTGGTGGCAGTGCGTGGTGCAAGTGGCGCTGGCTATCGGCGTGTTTGTGGTGCGCGGCCGCCCCTACTCGCCCGACGTGGTGGTGGCGGCCCTGTACTCCACCAGGACGAGGCTGTCTGCTACGTTTGCTGCCCTGCTCAGCTTCACGTGGACTGTGGTGTTGCCAGTGTTGTTATGT gcaatatGTGTTATGGACTTCCGCGTGGGACAACAGAGGCAAATGTATAGTTGGAGAAAACCAATTGG GTACTGGCCGGTGTGGTGCCGGCAAGTGGCGGTGATACTGCAACAGGGTGCACTTCTGTTGGTGCCACTGGCCGCGTTCGTGCAGACCTGGCGGTACATCTCCAAGGGACCGCCCGATATACTCGAG CGCGTACAAAACCTCTACCGACCGCGTATGAACGAAGCGGGTGAGGCCCTCCCAGCGGCCAGCCTCACACGAGACGCTCCTACTCTCGAGCCCACCCCGGACCCCCCTCCTAAATATACCCCACCCCCCTCCTACTCCACCGCCACGGGCGCCAGGCTACTGAACACATTACGACGCAGCTTCAGGACTTTGAGAAG GATAACATCAAGTCGAACGCCATCACATCACGATGATACATCACAAATACCCATCACACTCAGCGAAAGCGTCGACCGACAATCACACAACAGTGGCGCCACACCATCCGTCACCATTACCGACGAAACCGACAACACACAGACCCTATACACCAATCATCAACTCAACATGAATCAACCCCTCAACAGAAATCAACAACTCAACAGAAATCGACCGACATCATCACGTAACTCCCTAACATTAACTCGCGACTTTTTACGAAGATCTTTCGTAAGGAAAAGCGACTCAGCCAAAAGTATACGTTCTAGTTTACGCAGGAGTTTCAAATATGGCGGCGGCTTGACTACTAGTCACGAACATTTGGTTAGAGATGTCGAACCTATATCTAATACTGTAGCTATGTCTGCAGTTAGTGAACCTACTTCGCATACGAGAAGTTTGGGTTCGGTTATATGA